Below is a window of Leptospira hartskeerlii DNA.
AGGAAACTTTCTATATTTTCTTTTCCTGCACTTAGTTCCGGTTTCTCGGAGAGACCCATTATGATGGACCTGGGTCCCTCCCAAAATCGGACCCCTCCGGAATATCCTCCGACTATTAATTGGACTGCGAGAGCCTCTTCCAAAGCTAAATTATAATAAGGTGTCCTGATGGATTTTTGGTCTAGTATAAAAGTCCGCACTTCGAGACCAGAGTCTATCGGACTATAGTTTTCGTCCATGGGTTTTACTACGGACTGTAGTCTTAATTGATCCATTTGATCGTTAGTCCTAACCTTACACTCTCTTCTCTCACTCAGGGAATGATTTTAAACACTTTGTTTTAATAAAAATGAACCGCGTTCCATATATATTATAAAAATATAATATTAAAGTGTGCTTTAAGTTTAGTTGAACTTCGGTCAGCGTTATTCTATTTTTAGTAAAATTGGAACATTATTCTTTCTTCTCTTGTCCTAATTTATAGAGCATTATGAAAAATGAATATAATTTATTTCTTAGAGAAGTTGAGACTTCTTTCTCGCCCTTTGAAAACCAAGGGAGTTTTTAATCGGTTTTCAGTTTTTGTTTTGGCCATGTCCCTTTTGTTGGGGGCATGCGTTCTGGATCAGGATACTCAGTCCAAAAAATCCAAAATATACAAACCTAGTTTTGCACTTTTTGGGGATAGTATCTCCGCTTTCTGGCCTGTAGAAGAGCAGTTTCCTGAATTCGAGACTTATAAGAAGGCATTTCCGGGCAGAAGGACCTACGAGATCCAAGAGGCCGCTAAAAATGAAACAGGAAGATATAGATCCTGTATGTTGAACGGCGGTGTAAATGATTTCCTCAATCAGCCAGAACCTAGTTGGGAAGAGGTCGATGCCACTGTGCAACGTCAACTTAAGACCTTGGAAATACTGAACGACCATTGTGATTACATCATCGTTCTGAATGTGTGGACCGTGCAAGTTCCTTGGCCTGTGAAAGCAGCGTCCATGATCAATTTGGAAATGAAAGAAAAGGTCACCTTCTTACCTAGGATCGATCCTGAAGATATGATCCATAGCGAGATGTTACTAGACGGCGGTCACTTGACTGATGAAGGTTATGGCATCCTTTCCCAAAGAGTAAGAGAATATCTTAAGGCTACTTTGCCTGAGTTTTGGTTGGAGTTCCTATTATGAAATATAGGTTCTTACTCCTTCTGTTATTCTTTAGTCCACTTGCGGAAATTTTCGGGTCGGATAAAACAGTGATCCCATATCCTGTATGGGGACAATCAATCGGAGTATATAATATTTTCGTAATTAGCGAGGATGCAAAAGAATATAGAAATTCTAAAGATTATGATCGGAATCGTAACATTTCTTTGGATGGAGAATTGAAATTAGGAGATCATTTTGCGGTTTCTGCAGGTTACGGATATGTAGATCAATATGCTACTCAGGCTACGCCTTGGAGTGGTTGGGATAGATGGAAAGCGGGTCTGAAAACATTTTTTACCTTCGGGGTATTTTCGATAGGAGGAGGTGTTAACGTTTACGGACCTTCTGCATCCGAACCTTGGATCGGAGAAAGAAATCCTGATCTACTGTTGGTTCGCCCTCATTTGGGTTTTGTATTAGATTTTGGTAGAACTAAATTCCAAGCATTCGGCTTATACGAAAGAGAAACAGATTCTAAGTTCAGAGATCCTATCCAAGACAAATATTATCGTTATATGGAAGCGGGAGCCACTCTTTCTTACGAAACGAATTCGAATTGGATACTTCTTCTGGAGACCACTTATCGTATGGCAGTGGAAGATACAATATCCACTCCTCGTTCTGATTCATTTAATCTGCATCCTGGAGTTCAGTATAAGATAGGAGATGGAGGAAGAGTTTTCTTTAGCGGTCTATATGGGATGAGAAAAGATAATACCTATGACCAAGGATTTAAGATGGGTTATCAGCAGATGTTTTCTTTTGAGTAAACGCGGCCAATCTTAATCTTCCGCCTTATAATACTTACTAGAAGCTTCTTTCAGAAATTTTTTCTCCTTTTTATTCAGAGAATTCATTCCTTCTTTGGAAATTTTTTCTAAGAGACGATCTACTTCTTCCTTTGCTTCTTCTCTGGTTTTCATCTCTTCCTGCCAGCGGACCATTTTTCTTTTTTGTCTCCATCTGGAAAAAGAGAAGCTGGGGAATTTGATCCCAAATCTATATTTTACTTTCGTGTAATATAAAAAGTAAAGTCCGCCTGCAGCGAAGCCGCCCAGTCCGTTGGCGATCGGAGTTCCTGCTTGTAGTCCTAAAATTATCAAAACCGCTAGGATGATGATGGCCAAATACTTTGCTTTGATCGGAAATATTCCCCAAAACAAAAGTTCTCTATTCGGCCAGATCAATGCATAAGCTGTGATTAGCCCGTATAGGACTGCAGAAATACCGAGCACCGTCCCTTGCTGGAATCCCAAAAGAGAAGCGAGCACGGTAGCGACCCCGCCTCCGAAGATACAGAACATAAAATAACGTAAAAAATTCCTGGTTCCCCAATGAGACTCTAACGCGGACCCGAACATCCAAAATGCGAACATTTCGAATAAGAATCCGATCAACATATTAGGGGAATGAAAGAAGCTGTAAGTGAGTAACTGCCAGCCGAAAAACTTTTCTAGGACTAGGCCGGGAGTCAGGCCGAATAACCCGAGGATGGCCAAAAGAACGGAAGGCGCTGTCAGGCTTAGAATAAACTCTATCCCGAAAATCGCTATATTTAAGATCAAAAGTTTCCGAACGAGTGGAGAGGTTGAGACACCGAATCCGCTAGAGAAAGACGCCATTGCCTTCCTAGTTTTCTTTTTTCCTTTCGAACGACAACCTAAATCCGGATTTTGTTTCCTTTGACAGTTTGGGCCAAATATAGTAATTGTTCCTAAGATGGAAATCTTCTTGTACGGAGTCCGGGGATCTATTCCTGCCCCCTTATCGAATCAGGAATACAGGGAGAAAGTAATTTCCATATTGAGGCTTGTCGCCAAGTCGGAGGGAAAAGCTTTCTCTTCTCCCGAAGAATGGTTCGATCAGTTGCCAGAACCTCTGAATTATGTGGTCGGTGGAAATACTACCTGTGTTCGGATCATTGGTTCTTCCGGGGTTGAGCTGGTTGTGGATCTTGGAACTGGAGCGAGAGTCCTGGGAGAAGACTTAGTCCGAGAAAAATTCGGCCAAGGAAAGGGAGAAGCTTCCGTATTTTTCACTCATACCCATTGGGATCATATCCATGGGATCCCGTTTTTCAAACCGATGTATATTCCCGGAAATAAGTTTACCTTCTATTCCCCTTTAGAGGATC
It encodes the following:
- a CDS encoding SGNH/GDSL hydrolase family protein, yielding MNIIYFLEKLRLLSRPLKTKGVFNRFSVFVLAMSLLLGACVLDQDTQSKKSKIYKPSFALFGDSISAFWPVEEQFPEFETYKKAFPGRRTYEIQEAAKNETGRYRSCMLNGGVNDFLNQPEPSWEEVDATVQRQLKTLEILNDHCDYIIVLNVWTVQVPWPVKAASMINLEMKEKVTFLPRIDPEDMIHSEMLLDGGHLTDEGYGILSQRVREYLKATLPEFWLEFLL
- a CDS encoding rhomboid family intramembrane serine protease; translation: MASFSSGFGVSTSPLVRKLLILNIAIFGIEFILSLTAPSVLLAILGLFGLTPGLVLEKFFGWQLLTYSFFHSPNMLIGFLFEMFAFWMFGSALESHWGTRNFLRYFMFCIFGGGVATVLASLLGFQQGTVLGISAVLYGLITAYALIWPNRELLFWGIFPIKAKYLAIIILAVLIILGLQAGTPIANGLGGFAAGGLYFLYYTKVKYRFGIKFPSFSFSRWRQKRKMVRWQEEMKTREEAKEEVDRLLEKISKEGMNSLNKKEKKFLKEASSKYYKAED